The genomic interval AAATCTTGGAAATGGCCGATTGTACAATTTATATTTATGACTCTATTAGCTTATATATCTTCTTTTTTAGTATATCAAATTTTAAAATAAAATTATGTGGCAATATATTGTTGTTGGAATACTTTTTTTATATTCAGTAATCTCTTTATTAAGAACTTTATGGAAATTTTTTTTTACGAAAAAAAAATCTTGTAAAAAAAAATGCAATTGGAAATTTTAATTTTCTTTCCATCCAATGGAAGAGTAAATAGAATTTTTAAATAAATCAGACAAAGATATTCCAGCTATTTTTAATTGTTTTGGAAAAATACTTTCTTTAGAAAGACCAGGAACTGTGTTTATTTCTAAAAAAAATGGATTTCCATTTACAATAATATATTCAGATCTAGATATTCCTGACAAATTCAATATTTTATATATTCTTTTCGATAATTCTTGAATTCTTTTATCAATTTTTGGAAATAATCTGGCAGGTGTTATTTCTTGAGATTCCCCAGAATATTTTGATTCAAAATCAAAAAAATCATTTTTACTAATTATTTCTGTAATTGGCAAAACTTTAATTTCATTTTTAAATGAAATCACTCCTACTGAAACTTCCATCCCTTTGAGATCTGATTCTATGATGATCTCATCATCTGTTTTAAAAGCTGTCTCTAATGCAAAAATCAAATTTTTTTTTTCATAAACTTTCGATATCCCTAAACTAGATCCAGATCTATTAGGTTTTACAAAACATGGAAGTCCTACTTTTTGAAGGATTTTCTTTTCACAAAAAAATTGATTTTTATTTAAAAAAATAGATTTTGCAATATTTACCCCAAATTTTTTCAATAAGGATAAACAATATTTTTTGTTAAAAGTTACACTTGCATGGTGAAAATGGCATCCTGTATAAGGAATTTTTAGCAAATGAAAATAAGCTTGCAGAATTCCATCTTCTCCTGGAGTTCCATGAATCGCATTAAAGACACAATCAAATTTTAAAACTTTATTTTTTACAAAAACTGTAAAATCCTGTTTATTTACAGGATATTCCTGATTATTGGTTTCATCTATAAAAACCCATTTTTCTCTTAAAATAAGTATTTTATATGGTTCAAATTCTTCTTTATTTAAATTATCATAAACTTCTTTTCCGCTTTTAAGTGATATCACAGACTCTTTTGTGTACCCACCCATAACGATAGCTATTTTTTTCTTCATTGTATTGTTATTTATTTTTTTTTATTAATAATACAAAATTTCATAATCTCACAAAAAAAAAACAAATAGAATCATGAATCCATTTTTTTTATCTTTATTTACTTGTTTTTATTTAGATTAGATATTTATAGAAATAAATCTGAATATGTAATTATAACATGAATTATTCTAAATTTTGTTTAATTTTCATAATCAACTTGTTCATATCTATATTGATTTTGTATAAAATTACTAGTGTTTCATTGAAATGGATAGATATTTACACAAAACACGGTTCTTATGTTATAGTCCCAGATCTTCATTCTTTAACTTTGGAGAAATCTATAATTCTTTTAAAAAAATTGGGATTAAAATATGATATAGATACATCACGTTATGATCCTTCTTTTAGCCCTTATCAAGTTATTTCCTTTTCTCCAGAAGCGGGAGATCATGTAAAAAAAGGAAGACATATATATATACAAGCTAACGCTAACGCTAATAATACAAAAACGTTTCCATCCACTGTTGTTTTACCTAATATTATTAATAAAAACAAAAAAACAGCTGTTAAATTGCTTCATGCCAATCATCTTTTAGTGAAAGAAATAAAATATAGAAACGATATTTCTAGGGATATTGTATTGAAAGTTTTTTTTCAAGGAAACCCTATTCAATCTGGATCTATTTTACAGAATCAAGATGCAGTCACTTTATTAATTGGAAAAGGAAAAAAAGAATACGAAGTCCCCAATGTAATTGGAATGGATTTACATACTGCTACTTCTACTTTAAAATCAAAATCATTTAACATTATTAACGTTTATTATGAGAATTCTACTCCCCAGCCATCAACATCAGAATCAGAAGATGATGATCGTTCTGAAAACAGAAACAAAAAAAAAGTCTATCGTCAAAATCCTTATCCTGGAATAAAAATACAAAATAATAAATCTATTCAAATTTGGTTAACTTCTAATAATGATTTATTAATTCGTTCAGAATCAGAATATTTCAACAACAAGAAGAAAGACTTAGACAACAACAAGAAGAAAGACTTAGACAACAACAAGAAGAAAGACTTAGACAACAACAAGAAGAAAGACTTAGACAACAACAAGAAGAAAGACTTAGACAACAACAAGAAGAAAGACTTAGACAACAACAAGAAGAANNNNNNNNNNNNNNNNNNNNNNNNNNNNNNNNNNNNNNNNNNNNNNATTTCAATAATAATAACAAGAAGAAGAAAGACTTAGACAACAAAAAGAAAAAAGATTTCAATAATAATAACAAGAAGAAGAAAGACTTAGACAACAAAAAGAAAAAAGATTTCAATAATAATAACAAGAAGAAGAAAGACTTAGACAACAAAAAGAAAAAAGATTTCAATAATAATAACAAGAAGAAGAAAGACTTAGACAACAAAAAGAAAAAAGATTTCAATAATAATAACAAGAAGAAGAAAGACTTAGACAACAAAAAGAAAAAAGATTTCAATAATAATAACAAGAAGAAGAAAGACTTAGACAACAAAAAGAAAAAAGATTTCAATAATAATAACAAGAAGAAGAAAGACTTAGACAACAAAAAGAAAAAAGATTAAGAAGTTGAAATAAAATAATAAGCATTTAAATAAAATAAAAAAAATGCCTATATTCAAATTCCTAGCAGATAAAGATCAAAAACCTATTCGTATTGACAAATTTTTGATACAAGCAATCCCAAATATTAGCAGGAATCAAATTCAAAAATCTACTAGACTAGGAAAAATATCAGTGAATGAACGTATCATAAAAAAAAATAATTATAAAATCAAACCTTTAGATTCTATAATTATAGAAACTATCCCTACATCCATTTTTTTCTTAGATGAAGAATACAAAAATATTATAGAAGAAAAAATTCCTCTTGATATTCTTCATGAAGACAAAGATGTTTTAGTTGTAAATAAACCTGCAGGTATGGTAGTACATCCAGGATTCGGACACGAAAAAGGAACATTAATTCATGGAATTAAATATCATTTAAAAAAAAATTCTAATCAAAATAGATTTCCTCCTAGATTAGGGTTAATTCATAGAATAGATAAAGATACTTCAGGATTACTTCTTTTAGCAAAAAATGAACATTCTCAAAAATGGTTATTACAACAATTTTTTCATAAAACTATTAAAAGAAAATATATTGCTTTAGTATGGGGGGATTTACAAAAAAAAGAGGGGAGTATAACTGGATTTATAGGAAGAGATCCTAAAAATAGAAAAAGAATGATTCTATTTCAAAATCCTTTCCCTTACAAAGGGAAATATTCAATAACTCATTATAAAATCCTGGAAAGATACCCGAATATAACATATATTTCTTGTAATATAGAAACAGGAAAAACACATCAAATAAGAGCCCATTTCAAATATTTAGGACATCCTTTATTCAATGATTCTACTTATGGGGGGGATCAAATTCTTATGAAGAAAAAACTATCTAAAAAAAATATTGAATTTTTTAATATGTGTTTAAAAATTTTAAAAAGACAAGCATTACATGCTATTTCTCTTTCTTTTATCCATCCAAGAAATAAGAGAAAATATAATTTTACATGTCCAATACCTGAAGATTTTAAAAATGTTTTACTAAAATGCAGAGATAAATTTTAAATAGAAAAAATTCTATTATTTCACAATACTGTTCCTTTAAGAAGGAGATAAGATATAGAGAAATATATAATCAGTCCAATTACATCGACTAATGTCGCTACAAAAGGAGCAGAAGAACTTGCTGGATCTCCTCTAAATTTTTTAATGATAAAAGGAAACATAGATCCGCTAAAAGTCCCCCATAAAACTACACCTATCAAAGAAAAAAAAACAGTTAATCCAACCAAAATACAATGAGGACCATAATTATATAAATTAATACTATGCCAAGTCATAATCCGTATAAAACCTGTTAATCCTAAAATACTACCTAAAAAAAAACCGCATATTATTTCTCTACGCATGACAGTCCACCAATCTTTTATTTTTACTTCTCCTAAAGCCATAGCTTGAATAACTAAACTAGCTGCTTGAGCTCCACTATTTCCACCACTTGAGACTACTAATGGAATAAATAACGCCAAGACTACTGCTTTTTCTATCACACTTGAAAATTGCTGCATTACCGTTGTTGTAATCATTTCGCCCATAAATAACAAAGTAAGCCAACCAGCTCTTTTTTTTATTAATTTTAATAAAGGAACATTAAGATAAGATTGATTCAATACTTCCATCCCCCCAATTTTTTGAATATCCTCTCTATAATTTTCATTTAATACCCATAAAATATCATCTATGGTTACTATCCCCAATAAAATTTTCTGATCATCTATCACGGGAAGAGAAACTCTATTGTTCAGAGAAAACATTTTTGTAGCTTCTTCTTCTGTATCTGTTACATATAATACTGCAGTAGATTGTTTATTCATTAAATCAGACACTTTAGTTTTTGTATCTACTAATAAAAATTCTCTGATTTTTATATCACCTACTAATTTTCCTGTTTGATCAACTATATATATAATTTCTATAACATCACTATTCTTTCCTTCTTTTCGTATATAATCTAATACTTTTTGTACATTCCAAGTATTTTGGACAGATAAGTAATATGGGATCATTAAACGACCAACACTATTTTCAGGATATCCCAAAGAAACTAATGTTTGACGTTTTTCTTCCGGATTCAAATATTTAATTAGATCTTTTAAAGAATTTTTGGGAAGATTTTCCAAAAAAGAAACACGGTCATCTACTGATAATTTATTTAAAAATTCCATCATTTGAATTGATGGAAGATCTTCTATAATTTTTTTTTTTATAGAAAAATCTAAAACCTTAAAAACAGAAGTTGCTTTACATATTTTTAATAAACTAAATATTGTTACAATTTTATTTGGATGATCTTGAATTAATTTCACCAAATAGCTTATCGTTTGATTGTTCAAAAATTTTTTGTTCAAATTATTTTTGAAATAATTGGAATTAAACATTTCTTTTCTTGTTTAGAAAAAAATTCATATTTACAAATATTGAAATTAATTTCAATATTATTGAATAGTAATTTTTTAATTATAAAATATGGAATATAATTTTCGTGAAATTGAAAAACGATGGCAAATATATTGGAAAAATAATCATCTTTTTCATACAAAAGAAGAAGAAAAACAGAAAAAATATTATATTTTGAATATGTTTCCTTATCCATCTGGAGCAGGCCTTCATGTTGGCCATTGTTTAGGATATATTGCATCAGATATTTATGCAAGATATAAAAGATCAGAAGGATATAATGTACTAAACCCTATAGGATTCGATTCTTTTGGACTTCCTGCTGAACAATATGCAATACAAACTGGCCAACACCCTTATGAAACTACTCGTAAAAATGTTAAAAGATATCAAGAACAGATAAATCAAATAGGAATTTCTTTCGATTGGAGTCGTTCATTATGTACAAGTGATCCTAATTATTATCGTTGGACTCAATGGATGTTTATTCAAATTTTTAATTCTTGGTATGACAAAAAAAGTGAACAAGCTAAACCTATAGAAATTTTGATTGATGAATTTAATAAAAACGGAAATTTGTCGGTCTCCGCAAGCAGTACTTTAAACTATCAATTTGATTCTAATACATGGAAAGAATTCAATTCTTATGAAAAAGAATCCGTTCTTTTAGAATATCGTTTAGCTTTTTTATGTAAAAATACAGTTAATTGGTGTCCAGATTTAGGAACTGTTTTAGCAAATGATGAAATAAAAAACGGAAAAAGTCAAAGAGGGGGATATCCTATTTATAAAAAGAAAATGCTACAATGGCATATAAGAATCAGTTCGTATGGAGAAAGACTTTTAAAGGGATTAGAATCTATTAACTGTTCTAAATCCTTTAAAAATTTGCAGAAAAATTGGATAGGAAAAAACTTAGGTGCATCCATTCTATTGAAAATTTTATTTCAAAAAGAAAATATAAAAAAAGTGGAATTATTTATTCCTAGACCAGAAACTATATTTGGAATGACTTTTATTATTTTATCTACAGATCATCCTATTGCAGAAAAAATTTCTATTTCTACACATAAAAAAAATGTGATCAACTATAAAAAAAATAAGGGGGGGGGAGCTTCATTAGGATTAGTAGGAAAAAATAATGAAACTATTTCTGGAGTGTTCACAGGGAACTATGTTTTTCATCCATTTATTAAAATGAAAAAGATTCCTATTTATATTAGTAATGATTTCTCTGTAGACCAGAAAACAAAATCTATAATAGGGATCCCGGGGCATGAAAAATATAGTCTAGAATTTGCAAAAAAATTTGGATTAGAAATCCTACTTGTCCTTATTCCTGAAAAAAAAGAAAAAATTCTTGATCCTAGTAGTAGTAAAAAAGTCATTCCTTATGAAGGAGAAAATGGGACATGCATAAATTCTGATTTTTTAAATGGATTAAACACAAAAGAAGCAAAAGAAAAAATTATTCAAATTCTGGAACAAAAACATATTGGAAAAAAAAGAAATACGTATAAATTACGTGATGCGGTTTTTTCTAGACAAAGATATTGGGGGGAGCCAATTCCTATTTATTTTAAAAATAAAATTCCAAAAACTATTCCTGTTGATAAACTTCCTCTTCTTCTCCCGAAAATAGAAAATTTTCATCCAAAAGATGGAAAATCTCCATTGATTAGAGTCAATAACTGGGCTTGGGATGAAAAAAATATGAAAATAGTTTCAAAAAAACTTGTTGACAATCAACAAGTTTTTCCACTAGAAACTAGTACTATGCCAAGTTGGGCAGGATCCAGTTGGTATTTTCTTCGTTATATGGATGTTCATAACCATCGATTTTTCATAGAAAAGAAAAAAGAACATTATTGGAAAAATATTGATTTATATATTGGAGGATCTGAGCATACTACAGGACATTTAATTTATGCAAGATTTTGGAATAAATTTCTAAAAGATAGAGGATGGATCAGTTCAGAAGAACCTTTTAAGAAAATATTAAATCAAGGAATGATTCTTAGTTATTCTGCTATAATCCTAAAAATTATTGGAGAAAATACATTCGTTTCTTATGGATTAAGAAATCAAACTAATAATTTATCTTTTCAAGAAATTTATGTTGATATATCTCTTTTAAAAAAAGATAATAAATTAAATATCAAAAACTTAAAAAAATGGGCGCCCGAATTTTCTAATGCTAAATTCCTGTTAGAAGAAGGAAATTTTTTCTGTAAAAGAAAATTAGAAAAAATGTCAAAGTCTAAATATAATGTAATTAATCCAGATCAAATTTATGAAAAATATGGATCAGATGTATTTCGTCTTTATGAAATGTTTTTGGGGCCTATTACACAATCAAAACCTTGGGATGATGAAAAAATAAACGGAATAAAAAATTTTATGAATAAGTTCTGGCGTTTATTTCACAAAAACGGAAAATTTCAGATTAGTGAATTATCTCCAACTTTAGAAGAATTCAAAATATTACATTATGCAATCAAAAAATTGCATAAAAAAATAAAATCTTTTTCTTTCAATACATCTATTAGTATTTTTATGATTCTTGTGAACCAATTAACTATTCTAAAATGTAATAAAAGAAATATATTAGAACCATTAGTAAAATTAATGGCTCCGTTTGTCCCTCATATTTCTGAAGAAATATGGAAAAAACTAGGAAAAAATAAATCTATCATTTATTATTCCATTCCTACTTTCAATTCTAAATATATTTTAGAAAAAAAAATTACATATCCAATAATGTTTAATGGAAAGTTTAAATTTGAAGAAAAATTTGAGTCAGATATCTCAATAAAAAAAATAAAATATAAAATATTAAATCATTCTAAAACAAAATTTTTTTTAAAAAAAAGAATATTAAAAAAAATAATTATAATACCAAAAAAAGTAATAAATATAGTATATATATGATTTTTTTCTCTAAAAAAAGATATTATTTATTATCAATTGTATCTTAAAAAAAAAGATTCCTACATAAAACGTAAATTTGTGTTCCATAATCATTTCTTGAATTTTTTTTTCATTTTAGATTTAGAAAAGTCTAAAAACTTTTTTTTATGTCAAAAAAAAACCAAAATAAAACGTATAGTTTTTTTAGTTCTATAGAAAAAAATTTTGATAAAGCAGCAAAATTTTTTTCTCCAGAAGAAAAAGGCATTTTAGAACAAATAAAAGCTTGTAATTCAGTATACCGAATGCACTTTCCTGTGAAAATAGGAAAAGAAATTAAAGTAATTGAAGCGTATAGAGTACAACATTCTCATCACAAACTCCCCTGCAAAGGAGGAATAAGATATAGCATAAAAGTAAACCAAGATGAAATTATGACTTTAGCCGCACTCATGACATACAAGTGTGCTATAGTAGATGTTCCTTTTGGAGGAGCTAAAGGAGGAATTAAAATGGATCCACAAACTATTTCTGTAGAAAATATAGAAAAAATCACTCGTCGTTACACTTCTGAGCTGATTAAAAAGAATTTTATAGGCCCCGGAATAGACGTTCCTGCTCCTGATTATGGAACTGGAGAAAGAGAAATGAGTTGGATTTTTGATACGTTTTTATCACTGAGTCCTGGAGAAGTAGATGCATTAGCTTGTGTTACCGGAAAACCTATCTCTCAAGGAGGTGTTAGAGGAAGAAAGGAAGCAACAGGATTAGGCGTTTTTTATGGAATTAGAGAATTATGTCGTATCAAAGAAGATATGTTATCTATAGGTCTTGATGTTGGATTAGTAGGAAAAAAAGTAATAATACAAGGATTAGGAAATGTAGGATATCATGCAGCAACTTCTTTTCACGAAGCAGGAGCTATTATTATTGCATTAGCAGAAAGAGAAGGTGCGATTTACAATCAAAATGGATTAAATGTATACAACGTCGTTTTACATTTGAAAAATACTGGATCTATATTAAATTTTCCAGGTTCAAAAAACATTGAAAATACGGAAAAAGCGTTAGAATTAGAATGCGATATACTTATTCCCGCAGCATTAGAAAATGTTATACATAAAAACAATGCCAATCGTATTAAAGCAAAAATTATTGGAGAAGCTGCAAATGGACCTATTACTCCAGAAGCAGATGAAATATTAGAAAAAATGGGGGTAATTGTTGTTCCAGATATTTATTTAAATGCGGGAGGAGTTACCGTATCTTACTTTGAATGGTTAAAGAATTTAAGTCATGTTCGATATGGCCGTATGGAAAAACGTTTTAGTGAAAATATGAATGCAGAATTAGTGAAAGTTATAGAAACTATTTGCAGAAAAAAAATACTAAAAGAAGAAAAAAAAATTATTCTCAGAGGTGCAAGAGAAATAGATTTAGTACGTAGCGGATTAGAAGATACAATGATTAGTGGATTTCATAAAATTCGTGAATTAAAAAATTCAACAGGAATAAAAGATATGCGTACTGCTGCATTTGTTTTCGCTATAAATAAAATTATAGATTCTTATGAAAAATTAGGAATTTTTCCATAATCCACTACTTAGTCTCTATTCTAGTCTAGACTCAGTATCTATTTTTATTTTTATTAATGATAATAATAAAAAAAAAACATCCTTTATTTATTACTAATCATGAAGTACAAAAGATCATTGTTGAAATTAAGCGGAGAAGCTCTTATGGGTAATAACGAATTTGGACTTCATTCTACTCGTCTTCAACAATATGCTGAAGAAGTAAAAAAAGTAGTAGATATGGGAGCTCAAGTTGCTATAGTTATTGGAGGAGGAAATATATTTAGAGGATTTTCTAGGATAAAAGAAAATACGATAGATCGTATAGGAGGAGATTATATGGGCATGTTAGCTACCGTGATTAACGGAATCGCATTTCAATCTTATTTAGAAAATGTAGGAGTATGTACTTCTATACAAACAGCTATTAGAATGGATCAAATCGCAGAACCATTTGTAAAAGATAGAGCCATTCGTCATCTTGAAAAAGGACGAGTTGTTATATTTGTTGCAGGATTAGGAAACCCATATTTTACAACAGATACTGCAGCTGTATTACGTGCTATAGAAATCAAAGCTGACGTGTTATTGAAAGGAACAAGAGTAGATGGAATCTACACTACAGATCCGGAAAAAGATAAATGTGCTAAAAAACTAAAAAACATATCATTTGATATGGCCTATCAGATGGGAATCAAAGTGATGGATCAAACAGCATTTATTTTAGGAAACGAAAATAATTTACCTATTATTATTTTTGATATAAATAAAATAGGAAATTTCAAAAAAGTAATTTCCGGAGAAAAAGTAGGGACGCTTGTTTCTAAATGTTTCTAAAAAAAATATTATGGATGATTTAAATGAAATTTTTATTTCTTGCAAAAAGGATATGGAAAAAGTTGTAAAACAATTACAAAAAGAAATTTATAGTATCCGATTAGGAAGTAAATCTGTTATTTCCTTTTTAGAAAAAATAAAAATAAAGTGTTATGGAAGTTTCTTACCTTTGATTGAAATAGCCAATATTAATATTATAGACAATATGAATCTGACTATCCATCCTTGGGATCGTTCTATAATATCTATTATAGACAAAGCAATCATTGATTCAAATTTAGGATTTATGCCGAATAATAAAGGAGAATATATTCATATTCATATTCCAGTTATTACAGAAGAAGGAAGAAAAAACTTGATAAAAAAAGTAAAATGGCAAACAGAACAAGCGAAAATATTCATAAGAAACATACGTAAAAAAAACAATCAAAATATAAAAAAATTGAAACTATCAGAAGATTTATCAAAAGAAGGAGAAAATAGAATTCAAAAAAAAACAAGTGAATATATTCAAAAAATTAATTGCTTATTTCTTTCCAAAGAAAAAGAAATACTTCATAAATGATTGAAAAGTATTCTATTAAAAAATTATTAGATAAAGGAAAAATATTTTTAAATAAAACAGTTTTAGTTGAAGGATGGATTCGTTCTTTTCGAAATTCTATTTTCATATCATTAAATGATGGATCTACAATTAAAAATCTTCAAATTATTTTATCCAAAAAAAATTTTGATAAAAAAATTATAAAGAAAATAACAGTTGGATCATCTATTCAAGTAACAGGAATGATAAAAGAAAGTATAGGAAAAAAACAATGTATAGAACTACAAGCATTAGATCTAACTATTTATGGAGAAGTAGATTCTATAAGATTTCAAAGATCTATTTTACAACCAAAAAAACATAGTTTGGATAAATTACGGAAACAAGCACATTTACGTTTTCGTACAAGTCTTTTTAGTAGTATCATGCGGATCCGTCATCATATAGCTTTTTTAATACATAAATATTTTCATGAAAATGGTTTTTTTTATATTCATTCTCCAATTATAACTAATTCTAATTCTGAAGGTAGTGGAAAAATGTTTCAAGTGACTACTCTGGATTTAAAAAATATTCCATATATAAAAGGAAAAGTAGATTATACAAAAGATTTTTTTAAACAACAAACCTATCTTAGTGTTTCTGGCCAATTAGAAGCGGAAACTGCGGCTTTAGCATTAGGAAAAGTATATACTTTTGGACCGGTTTTTCGTGCAGAAAATTCTAATACTTCACGACATTTGTCAGAATTTTGGATGATAGAACCAGAAATGGCTTTTTTTCGTCTAGAAGAAAATATGAATGTAGCGGAAGATTTTTTAAAATACATCATCAGATATATTCTTGATCTTTGCATGGAAGATCTCTCATTTTTAAATGAACATATAAAAAAATGGAATAAGAATTCTTCTCTTTTAAAAAAATTAGAAAAAATATTAAAATCTACTTTTATACGAATCAGTTACACTGAAGCTATAAATATTCTTGAAAAAAGTAAAAATACAGA from Blattabacterium cuenoti carries:
- the pyrH gene encoding UMP kinase; protein product: MKYKRSLLKLSGEALMGNNEFGLHSTRLQQYAEEVKKVVDMGAQVAIVIGGGNIFRGFSRIKENTIDRIGGDYMGMLATVINGIAFQSYLENVGVCTSIQTAIRMDQIAEPFVKDRAIRHLEKGRVVIFVAGLGNPYFTTDTAAVLRAIEIKADVLLKGTRVDGIYTTDPEKDKCAKKLKNISFDMAYQMGIKVMDQTAFILGNENNLPIIIFDINKIGNFKKVISGEKVGTLVSKCF
- the mgtE gene encoding magnesium transporter; this translates as MKLIQDHPNKIVTIFSLLKICKATSVFKVLDFSIKKKIIEDLPSIQMMEFLNKLSVDDRVSFLENLPKNSLKDLIKYLNPEEKRQTLVSLGYPENSVGRLMIPYYLSVQNTWNVQKVLDYIRKEGKNSDVIEIIYIVDQTGKLVGDIKIREFLLVDTKTKVSDLMNKQSTAVLYVTDTEEEATKMFSLNNRVSLPVIDDQKILLGIVTIDDILWVLNENYREDIQKIGGMEVLNQSYLNVPLLKLIKKRAGWLTLLFMGEMITTTVMQQFSSVIEKAVVLALFIPLVVSSGGNSGAQAASLVIQAMALGEVKIKDWWTVMRREIICGFFLGSILGLTGFIRIMTWHSINLYNYGPHCILVGLTVFFSLIGVVLWGTFSGSMFPFIIKKFRGDPASSSAPFVATLVDVIGLIIYFSISYLLLKGTVL
- the frr gene encoding ribosome recycling factor; this encodes MDDLNEIFISCKKDMEKVVKQLQKEIYSIRLGSKSVISFLEKIKIKCYGSFLPLIEIANINIIDNMNLTIHPWDRSIISIIDKAIIDSNLGFMPNNKGEYIHIHIPVITEEGRKNLIKKVKWQTEQAKIFIRNIRKKNNQNIKKLKLSEDLSKEGENRIQKKTSEYIQKINCLFLSKEKEILHK
- a CDS encoding Glu/Leu/Phe/Val family dehydrogenase, which codes for MSKKNQNKTYSFFSSIEKNFDKAAKFFSPEEKGILEQIKACNSVYRMHFPVKIGKEIKVIEAYRVQHSHHKLPCKGGIRYSIKVNQDEIMTLAALMTYKCAIVDVPFGGAKGGIKMDPQTISVENIEKITRRYTSELIKKNFIGPGIDVPAPDYGTGEREMSWIFDTFLSLSPGEVDALACVTGKPISQGGVRGRKEATGLGVFYGIRELCRIKEDMLSIGLDVGLVGKKVIIQGLGNVGYHAATSFHEAGAIIIALAEREGAIYNQNGLNVYNVVLHLKNTGSILNFPGSKNIENTEKALELECDILIPAALENVIHKNNANRIKAKIIGEAANGPITPEADEILEKMGVIVVPDIYLNAGGVTVSYFEWLKNLSHVRYGRMEKRFSENMNAELVKVIETICRKKILKEEKKIILRGAREIDLVRSGLEDTMISGFHKIRELKNSTGIKDMRTAAFVFAINKIIDSYEKLGIFP
- a CDS encoding RluA family pseudouridine synthase, giving the protein MPIFKFLADKDQKPIRIDKFLIQAIPNISRNQIQKSTRLGKISVNERIIKKNNYKIKPLDSIIIETIPTSIFFLDEEYKNIIEEKIPLDILHEDKDVLVVNKPAGMVVHPGFGHEKGTLIHGIKYHLKKNSNQNRFPPRLGLIHRIDKDTSGLLLLAKNEHSQKWLLQQFFHKTIKRKYIALVWGDLQKKEGSITGFIGRDPKNRKRMILFQNPFPYKGKYSITHYKILERYPNITYISCNIETGKTHQIRAHFKYLGHPLFNDSTYGGDQILMKKKLSKKNIEFFNMCLKILKRQALHAISLSFIHPRNKRKYNFTCPIPEDFKNVLLKCRDKF
- a CDS encoding D-alanine--D-alanine ligase; translation: MKKKIAIVMGGYTKESVISLKSGKEVYDNLNKEEFEPYKILILREKWVFIDETNNQEYPVNKQDFTVFVKNKVLKFDCVFNAIHGTPGEDGILQAYFHLLKIPYTGCHFHHASVTFNKKYCLSLLKKFGVNIAKSIFLNKNQFFCEKKILQKVGLPCFVKPNRSGSSLGISKVYEKKNLIFALETAFKTDDEIIIESDLKGMEVSVGVISFKNEIKVLPITEIISKNDFFDFESKYSGESQEITPARLFPKIDKRIQELSKRIYKILNLSGISRSEYIIVNGNPFFLEINTVPGLSKESIFPKQLKIAGISLSDLFKNSIYSSIGWKEN
- a CDS encoding PASTA domain-containing protein translates to MYKITSVSLKWIDIYTKHGSYVIVPDLHSLTLEKSIILLKKLGLKYDIDTSRYDPSFSPYQVISFSPEAGDHVKKGRHIYIQANANANNTKTFPSTVVLPNIINKNKKTAVKLLHANHLLVKEIKYRNDISRDIVLKVFFQGNPIQSGSILQNQDAVTLLIGKGKKEYEVPNVIGMDLHTATSTLKSKSFNIINVYYENSTPQPSTSESEDDDRSENRNKKKVYRQNPYPGIKIQNNKSIQIWLTSNNDLLIRSESEYFNNKKKDLDNNKKKDLDNNKKKDLDNNKKKDLDNNKKKDLDNNKKKDLDNNKK
- the leuS gene encoding leucine--tRNA ligase; the encoded protein is MEYNFREIEKRWQIYWKNNHLFHTKEEEKQKKYYILNMFPYPSGAGLHVGHCLGYIASDIYARYKRSEGYNVLNPIGFDSFGLPAEQYAIQTGQHPYETTRKNVKRYQEQINQIGISFDWSRSLCTSDPNYYRWTQWMFIQIFNSWYDKKSEQAKPIEILIDEFNKNGNLSVSASSTLNYQFDSNTWKEFNSYEKESVLLEYRLAFLCKNTVNWCPDLGTVLANDEIKNGKSQRGGYPIYKKKMLQWHIRISSYGERLLKGLESINCSKSFKNLQKNWIGKNLGASILLKILFQKENIKKVELFIPRPETIFGMTFIILSTDHPIAEKISISTHKKNVINYKKNKGGGASLGLVGKNNETISGVFTGNYVFHPFIKMKKIPIYISNDFSVDQKTKSIIGIPGHEKYSLEFAKKFGLEILLVLIPEKKEKILDPSSSKKVIPYEGENGTCINSDFLNGLNTKEAKEKIIQILEQKHIGKKRNTYKLRDAVFSRQRYWGEPIPIYFKNKIPKTIPVDKLPLLLPKIENFHPKDGKSPLIRVNNWAWDEKNMKIVSKKLVDNQQVFPLETSTMPSWAGSSWYFLRYMDVHNHRFFIEKKKEHYWKNIDLYIGGSEHTTGHLIYARFWNKFLKDRGWISSEEPFKKILNQGMILSYSAIILKIIGENTFVSYGLRNQTNNLSFQEIYVDISLLKKDNKLNIKNLKKWAPEFSNAKFLLEEGNFFCKRKLEKMSKSKYNVINPDQIYEKYGSDVFRLYEMFLGPITQSKPWDDEKINGIKNFMNKFWRLFHKNGKFQISELSPTLEEFKILHYAIKKLHKKIKSFSFNTSISIFMILVNQLTILKCNKRNILEPLVKLMAPFVPHISEEIWKKLGKNKSIIYYSIPTFNSKYILEKKITYPIMFNGKFKFEEKFESDISIKKIKYKILNHSKTKFFLKKRILKKIIIIPKKVINIVYI